The proteins below are encoded in one region of Belonocnema kinseyi isolate 2016_QV_RU_SX_M_011 chromosome 3, B_treatae_v1, whole genome shotgun sequence:
- the LOC117169026 gene encoding uncharacterized protein LOC117169026 isoform X3 yields the protein MNLVVNKIRILWLLLNLFGFLQSQRQEYYWIPYELETAQTKSSPGYVILPENRIKSSQYSSNPSRDFHNNYEFVPNSGQYIQGLNNYNYNNYHPRKTELNKDSYYNYYANDKSYEARKSWERKENAPQLYFRELDDLKVQPRKTANNTLAKPAAAIKRTANEKIPSRKLSKEEIKRVARQTQKQRPGFFWTLFRVAFETVNDTRSAIGQISELLSNGIAPDPTTKKPGTSSMIIQTTTVKNDITNATDNSSTTTTAAPFVLTRSGLQGIIRRNVKGLVRLFNIEWRDAINQSQVTTREFQRDLGNSIGSFLRDNPDAY from the exons ATGAATCTGGTAGTGAACAAAATTAGGATACTTTGGctgcttttaaatctttttggattcCTTCAAAGTCAACGTCAGGAATATTATTGGATCCCATACGAATTAGAAACAGCGCAGACGAAATCTAGTCCTGGATATGTAATTCTTCCAGAAAACAGAATAAAATCATCACAGTATTCTTCAAATCCCTCGAGagattttcacaataattacgaGTTCGTTCCCAATTCTGGACAGTACATTCAGggcctaaataattataattacaataattatcATCCCAGAAAAACGGAATTGAATAAGGATTCTTATTACAATTATTATGCGAACGATAAAAGTTACGAGGCACGTAAATCTTGGGAAAGAAAGGAGAATGCGCCACAATTATATTTCCGTGAACTTGACGACTTGAAAGTGCAACCAAGGAAAACTGCAAACAATACATTGGCTAAGCCTGCAGCGGCCATAAAACGTACAGCGAATGAGAAAATTCCATCAAGAAAATTGTCTAAGGAGGAAATTAAGAGAGTAGCTAGACAAACTCAAAAACAGAGGCCCGGATTTTTTTGGACTTTGTTTAGAGTTGCTTTTGAG ACTGTAAATGACACTCGTTCCGCAATTGGCCAGATATCAGAACTTCTTAGTAATGGGATTGCTCCAGATCCAACTACTAAAAAGCCAGGAACTAGTAGCATGATAATTCAAACTACTACAGTAAAAAATGACATCACAAATGCAACAGATAATTCCAGTACGACGACTACAGCAGCACCATTTGTTCTGACTCGATCTGGATTACAAGGGATCATTAGAAGAAATGTTAAGGGATTAGTTCGACTTTTCAATATTGAATGGCGAGATGCTATAAAT
- the LOC117169026 gene encoding uncharacterized protein LOC117169026 isoform X1 — protein sequence MCLKMNLVVNKIRILWLLLNLFGFLQSQRQEYYWIPYELETAQTKSSPGYVILPENRIKSSQYSSNPSRDFHNNYEFVPNSGQYIQGLNNYNYNNYHPRKTELNKDSYYNYYANDKSYEARKSWERKENAPQLYFRELDDLKVQPRKTANNTLAKPAAAIKRTANEKIPSRKLSKEEIKRVARQTQKQRPGFFWTLFRVAFETVNDTRSAIGQISELLSNGIAPDPTTKKPGTSSMIIQTTTVKNDITNATDNSSTTTTAAPFVLTRSGLQGIIRRNVKGLVRLFNIEWRDAINQSQVTTREFQRDLGNSIGSFLRDNPDAY from the exons ATGAATCTGGTAGTGAACAAAATTAGGATACTTTGGctgcttttaaatctttttggattcCTTCAAAGTCAACGTCAGGAATATTATTGGATCCCATACGAATTAGAAACAGCGCAGACGAAATCTAGTCCTGGATATGTAATTCTTCCAGAAAACAGAATAAAATCATCACAGTATTCTTCAAATCCCTCGAGagattttcacaataattacgaGTTCGTTCCCAATTCTGGACAGTACATTCAGggcctaaataattataattacaataattatcATCCCAGAAAAACGGAATTGAATAAGGATTCTTATTACAATTATTATGCGAACGATAAAAGTTACGAGGCACGTAAATCTTGGGAAAGAAAGGAGAATGCGCCACAATTATATTTCCGTGAACTTGACGACTTGAAAGTGCAACCAAGGAAAACTGCAAACAATACATTGGCTAAGCCTGCAGCGGCCATAAAACGTACAGCGAATGAGAAAATTCCATCAAGAAAATTGTCTAAGGAGGAAATTAAGAGAGTAGCTAGACAAACTCAAAAACAGAGGCCCGGATTTTTTTGGACTTTGTTTAGAGTTGCTTTTGAG ACTGTAAATGACACTCGTTCCGCAATTGGCCAGATATCAGAACTTCTTAGTAATGGGATTGCTCCAGATCCAACTACTAAAAAGCCAGGAACTAGTAGCATGATAATTCAAACTACTACAGTAAAAAATGACATCACAAATGCAACAGATAATTCCAGTACGACGACTACAGCAGCACCATTTGTTCTGACTCGATCTGGATTACAAGGGATCATTAGAAGAAATGTTAAGGGATTAGTTCGACTTTTCAATATTGAATGGCGAGATGCTATAAAT
- the LOC117169026 gene encoding uncharacterized protein LOC117169026 isoform X2 — MMNLVVNKIRILWLLLNLFGFLQSQRQEYYWIPYELETAQTKSSPGYVILPENRIKSSQYSSNPSRDFHNNYEFVPNSGQYIQGLNNYNYNNYHPRKTELNKDSYYNYYANDKSYEARKSWERKENAPQLYFRELDDLKVQPRKTANNTLAKPAAAIKRTANEKIPSRKLSKEEIKRVARQTQKQRPGFFWTLFRVAFETVNDTRSAIGQISELLSNGIAPDPTTKKPGTSSMIIQTTTVKNDITNATDNSSTTTTAAPFVLTRSGLQGIIRRNVKGLVRLFNIEWRDAINQSQVTTREFQRDLGNSIGSFLRDNPDAY, encoded by the exons ATGAATCTGGTAGTGAACAAAATTAGGATACTTTGGctgcttttaaatctttttggattcCTTCAAAGTCAACGTCAGGAATATTATTGGATCCCATACGAATTAGAAACAGCGCAGACGAAATCTAGTCCTGGATATGTAATTCTTCCAGAAAACAGAATAAAATCATCACAGTATTCTTCAAATCCCTCGAGagattttcacaataattacgaGTTCGTTCCCAATTCTGGACAGTACATTCAGggcctaaataattataattacaataattatcATCCCAGAAAAACGGAATTGAATAAGGATTCTTATTACAATTATTATGCGAACGATAAAAGTTACGAGGCACGTAAATCTTGGGAAAGAAAGGAGAATGCGCCACAATTATATTTCCGTGAACTTGACGACTTGAAAGTGCAACCAAGGAAAACTGCAAACAATACATTGGCTAAGCCTGCAGCGGCCATAAAACGTACAGCGAATGAGAAAATTCCATCAAGAAAATTGTCTAAGGAGGAAATTAAGAGAGTAGCTAGACAAACTCAAAAACAGAGGCCCGGATTTTTTTGGACTTTGTTTAGAGTTGCTTTTGAG ACTGTAAATGACACTCGTTCCGCAATTGGCCAGATATCAGAACTTCTTAGTAATGGGATTGCTCCAGATCCAACTACTAAAAAGCCAGGAACTAGTAGCATGATAATTCAAACTACTACAGTAAAAAATGACATCACAAATGCAACAGATAATTCCAGTACGACGACTACAGCAGCACCATTTGTTCTGACTCGATCTGGATTACAAGGGATCATTAGAAGAAATGTTAAGGGATTAGTTCGACTTTTCAATATTGAATGGCGAGATGCTATAAAT